The following proteins are co-located in the Deinococcus metallilatus genome:
- a CDS encoding phytoene/squalene synthase family protein, with product MPHLAPPPSPPPSLAEAVAHCRDVTRGHSQTFYLGSRFFPSGQREAVWAVYATCRTGDDIVDELGTGEAEAELGVWWARVRAAFAGNPAPHPTDTALAWAAARWPIPLAAFEELHQGLRMDLCGHRYRDLDDLTLYCRRVAGVVGHMIAPICGYSGGERTLAHALRLGQAMQLTNILRDVGEDLERGRVYLPETLLREYAVSRAALEAGTVTPGYRALMRHLSALARAWYAEGRAGIPCLHGRARLAVQTAARSYEGILDDLARADFDNFRRRAHVSGPRKLLMLPQAWWELRGAVGGEL from the coding sequence GTGCCGCATCTTGCCCCCCCGCCTTCCCCCCCACCCTCCCTCGCGGAGGCGGTGGCGCACTGCCGGGACGTGACGCGCGGGCACAGCCAGACCTTTTACCTGGGGTCGCGTTTTTTCCCTTCCGGTCAGCGGGAGGCGGTGTGGGCGGTCTACGCCACCTGCCGCACCGGGGACGACATCGTAGACGAACTGGGGACCGGGGAGGCGGAGGCGGAGCTCGGTGTGTGGTGGGCACGGGTCCGGGCTGCCTTTGCCGGGAATCCCGCGCCCCACCCCACCGACACGGCGCTGGCCTGGGCCGCCGCCCGCTGGCCGATTCCCCTGGCCGCCTTCGAGGAACTGCACCAGGGGCTGCGGATGGACCTCTGCGGCCACCGTTACCGCGATCTGGACGACCTCACGCTCTACTGCCGCCGTGTGGCGGGTGTGGTGGGCCACATGATCGCGCCCATCTGCGGCTACAGCGGGGGCGAGCGGACCCTGGCCCACGCGCTGAGGCTGGGGCAGGCCATGCAGCTCACGAATATCCTGCGCGACGTGGGCGAGGACCTGGAACGCGGGCGGGTGTACCTGCCCGAGACGCTGCTGCGCGAATACGCCGTCTCCCGCGCCGCGCTGGAAGCCGGGACCGTCACGCCCGGCTACCGCGCGCTGATGCGCCATCTCTCGGCCCTCGCCCGCGCGTGGTACGCCGAGGGCCGCGCCGGGATCCCCTGTCTGCATGGCCGCGCCCGTCTCGCCGTGCAGACCGCTGCCCGTTCCTACGAGGGAATTCTGGACGACCTGGCCCGCGCCGACTTCGACAACTTCCGCCGCCGCGCCCACGTCAGCGGCCCGCGCAAGCTGCTGATGCTGCCGCAGGCATGGTGGGAGTTGCGGGGGGCGGTGGGTGGGGAGCTGTGA
- a CDS encoding phage holin family protein, translating to MQEEHKSLGGALVDVFDAGVTLVKSEIRALLRQVTNVIKAKGIGVVLLLASVGPLLMALVFLILAVFYLLMRLGLGAWVAALIIALLGFILTGVLVMMGLRRLSAEVPHDEGERRRMNPDHMTEDERLEAQYQAEQYQAEQAARARATAGTAPVTVTSGASVMAGSGAANNLRPGADYSVPAGAEDRVEGTVTLPMPRSAEGRTETLPVYGTNPDNSQPAHGGSVDDFSVLGDTGAAGDHGPQRGHKKHDPNIQHPVVLKDEPGIDVSTTPTFREDMKKEGY from the coding sequence ATGCAAGAAGAACATAAGAGCCTGGGGGGGGCGCTGGTCGATGTCTTCGACGCGGGCGTCACGCTCGTCAAGTCTGAGATTCGCGCGCTGCTGCGGCAGGTGACGAACGTTATCAAGGCCAAGGGGATCGGCGTGGTGCTGCTGCTGGCGTCGGTCGGCCCGCTGCTGATGGCCCTGGTCTTCCTGATTCTGGCGGTGTTCTATCTGCTGATGCGGCTGGGCCTGGGCGCCTGGGTGGCCGCGCTGATCATCGCGCTGCTGGGCTTCATCCTGACCGGCGTGCTGGTGATGATGGGCCTGAGGCGCCTGAGCGCCGAGGTGCCGCACGACGAAGGCGAGCGCCGCCGCATGAACCCCGACCACATGACCGAGGACGAGCGGCTGGAAGCCCAGTACCAGGCGGAGCAGTACCAGGCCGAGCAGGCCGCCAGGGCGCGGGCGACGGCAGGCACCGCCCCCGTCACCGTGACCTCCGGCGCGTCCGTGATGGCGGGCAGCGGTGCGGCGAACAACCTGCGGCCAGGGGCGGACTACAGCGTCCCGGCGGGGGCGGAGGACCGGGTGGAGGGCACCGTGACGCTCCCGATGCCGCGCAGTGCAGAGGGCCGCACCGAAACCCTGCCGGTCTACGGGACCAATCCCGACAACAGCCAGCCCGCACACGGCGGCAGCGTGGACGACTTCAGCGTCCTGGGGGACACCGGGGCCGCCGGGGACCACGGACCCCAGCGGGGCCACAAGAAGCACGACCCCAACATCCAGCATCCCGTCGTGCTGAAGGACGAGCCGGGCATCGACGTGAGCACCACCCCCACGTTCCGTGAGGACATGAAGAAGGAGGGCTACTGA
- a CDS encoding Fur family transcriptional regulator — translation MTATRSTRQRDVITRVLDGAEGPLAVGEVLIRAQTDLPGLGVATVYRTLKLLTEQGHIHPVTLDGETRYERAGRGHHHHFSCTGCGRVFTLHTCPVALPSGTVYPGGFIVEAHEVTLYGRCPECAAAPTDA, via the coding sequence ATGACCGCCACCCGCAGCACCCGCCAGCGCGACGTGATCACCCGCGTCCTCGACGGCGCGGAAGGTCCGCTCGCGGTGGGCGAGGTCCTGATCCGCGCGCAAACCGACCTGCCGGGGCTGGGGGTGGCGACCGTGTACCGCACCCTCAAGCTGCTGACCGAGCAGGGCCACATTCACCCCGTGACCCTCGACGGCGAGACGCGCTACGAGCGGGCGGGGCGGGGCCACCACCACCATTTTTCCTGCACCGGTTGCGGGCGCGTCTTTACGCTGCACACCTGCCCGGTGGCCCTGCCCAGCGGCACCGTCTACCCCGGCGGCTTCATCGTGGAGGCGCACGAGGTCACGCTGTACGGGCGCTGCCCGGAGTGCGCGGCGGCCCCGACTGACGCCTGA
- a CDS encoding O-acetylhomoserine aminocarboxypropyltransferase/cysteine synthase family protein codes for MASSNLPRNLHFETLQVHAGQHPDPATGAQAVPIYATNSYVFESPEHAANLFGLRAFGNIYSRIMNPTNAVLEERIAALEGGVGALAVASGHAAQFVAITNVAQAGDNIVSTPNLYGGSANQFRVTLRRLGIEVRFTSKDERPEEFAALIDDRTRAVYLETIGNPALNIPDFEGIAAAAHARGVAVFVDNTFGAGGYYCQPLKHGADVVLHSASKWIGGHGTGIGGIIVDGGTFDWGNGRYPLFTEPSPSYHGLNFWEAFGTGNALGLPNIAFITRARTEGLRDLGPTLAPQQAWQFLQGVETLSLRCERQAQNALSLASWLSVHPDVSRVTYPGLSNHPHYDRAQTYLPRGAGAVLTFELRGGRAAGEAFLRSVQLAEHVANVGDTRTLVIHPASTTHSQLNEAAQAAAGVTPGLVRVSLGIEHIDDIREDFAQALATALVDAEGA; via the coding sequence ATGGCTTCCAGCAACCTGCCCCGCAACTTGCACTTCGAGACGCTCCAGGTCCACGCCGGGCAGCACCCCGACCCCGCGACCGGCGCGCAGGCCGTGCCGATCTACGCCACCAATTCCTACGTCTTCGAGTCGCCGGAGCACGCCGCGAACCTGTTCGGCCTGCGCGCCTTCGGCAACATCTACAGCCGCATCATGAACCCCACGAACGCCGTGCTGGAGGAACGCATCGCGGCGCTGGAAGGCGGCGTGGGGGCGCTGGCGGTGGCGAGTGGGCACGCGGCGCAGTTCGTGGCGATCACCAATGTCGCGCAGGCCGGGGACAACATCGTCAGCACGCCGAATCTGTACGGCGGCAGCGCGAACCAGTTCCGGGTGACCCTGCGGCGGCTGGGGATCGAGGTGCGCTTTACCAGCAAGGACGAGCGCCCGGAGGAGTTCGCTGCTCTCATCGACGACCGCACCCGCGCGGTGTACCTCGAAACCATCGGCAACCCCGCGCTGAACATCCCCGATTTCGAGGGGATCGCGGCCGCAGCACACGCCCGGGGCGTGGCGGTGTTCGTGGACAATACCTTCGGGGCGGGCGGGTACTACTGCCAGCCCCTGAAGCACGGCGCGGACGTGGTGCTGCACTCGGCCAGCAAGTGGATCGGCGGGCACGGCACCGGCATCGGCGGGATTATCGTGGACGGCGGGACCTTCGACTGGGGGAACGGGCGGTATCCCCTCTTCACCGAACCCAGCCCCAGCTACCACGGCCTGAACTTCTGGGAGGCCTTTGGCACAGGGAACGCGCTGGGATTGCCGAACATCGCCTTTATCACCCGCGCGCGGACCGAGGGGCTGCGCGACCTGGGGCCGACGCTGGCGCCGCAGCAGGCCTGGCAGTTCCTGCAAGGGGTGGAGACGCTCTCCCTGCGCTGCGAGCGGCAGGCGCAGAACGCTTTGAGCCTGGCCTCCTGGCTGAGCGTCCACCCGGACGTCTCGCGCGTGACCTACCCGGGCCTCAGCAACCACCCGCACTACGACCGGGCGCAGACGTACCTGCCGCGCGGGGCGGGGGCGGTGCTGACCTTCGAGCTGCGGGGAGGCCGGGCGGCGGGCGAGGCGTTCCTCCGCTCGGTGCAGCTCGCAGAGCACGTCGCCAACGTGGGGGACACCCGCACGCTGGTGATTCACCCCGCCAGCACCACCCACAGCCAGTTGAACGAGGCGGCGCAGGCCGCGGCAGGCGTGACGCCGGGGCTGGTGCGCGTGTCGTTGGGGATCGAGCACATCGACGACATCCGCGAGGACTTCGCGCAGGCGCTGGCCACCGCCCTGGTGGACGCGGAGGGAGCATGA
- a CDS encoding homoserine O-acetyltransferase family protein, with protein sequence MTAVTYVPDSPPPPVPDRCPQRQTARLFREAPLLLDCGQPVGDVRVAYHTYGTPSNHAILVLHALTGSSAVHEWWPDFLGEGRPLDPTRDYIVCANVLGGCAGTTGPAELPRVNGEDAPLTLRDMARVGRALLEQLGVRRVSVIGASMGGMLAYAWLLECPDLVDRAVIIGAPARHSPWAIGLNTAARSAIRAAPGGEGLKVARQIAMLSYRSPESFALTQAGKSARRPGTPAITSYLEHQGEKLAARFCERTYLALTGAMDRFQPTDAELRSIRVPVLTVGISSDVLYPPDEVRAGTALLPRGQYVELESPHGHDAFLMDPQGLPQWVASFLNSAEA encoded by the coding sequence ATGACCGCCGTGACCTACGTGCCGGACTCTCCACCGCCGCCCGTGCCGGACCGATGTCCGCAGCGGCAGACGGCGCGGCTGTTCCGGGAAGCGCCGCTGCTGCTGGACTGCGGGCAGCCGGTGGGTGACGTGCGGGTGGCCTACCACACCTACGGTACGCCGTCCAACCACGCCATTCTGGTGCTGCACGCCCTGACCGGCAGCAGCGCCGTCCATGAATGGTGGCCGGACTTTCTGGGGGAGGGGCGACCGCTGGACCCCACGCGCGACTACATCGTCTGCGCGAATGTGCTGGGCGGCTGCGCGGGCACGACCGGCCCGGCCGAGCTGCCGCGCGTGAATGGGGAGGACGCGCCCCTCACGCTGCGGGACATGGCGCGGGTGGGGCGGGCGCTGCTGGAGCAGCTGGGCGTGCGGCGTGTCAGCGTGATCGGCGCCAGCATGGGCGGGATGCTGGCCTATGCCTGGCTGCTGGAATGCCCCGATCTGGTGGACCGCGCCGTGATCATCGGCGCCCCGGCGCGGCACTCGCCCTGGGCCATCGGGCTGAACACGGCGGCCCGCAGCGCCATCCGCGCGGCCCCCGGCGGCGAGGGCCTGAAGGTCGCGCGGCAGATCGCCATGCTGAGCTACCGCAGCCCGGAGAGCTTCGCGCTGACCCAGGCAGGCAAGAGCGCCCGGCGGCCCGGGACACCCGCCATCACCAGCTATCTGGAACACCAGGGGGAGAAACTGGCGGCCCGCTTCTGCGAACGCACCTACCTCGCACTGACGGGGGCGATGGACCGCTTCCAGCCCACCGACGCCGAGTTGCGGAGCATCCGGGTGCCGGTGCTGACGGTCGGGATTTCCAGCGACGTGCTGTATCCGCCGGACGAGGTGCGCGCCGGGACCGCCCTGCTGCCCCGGGGCCAGTACGTGGAACTGGAAAGCCCGCACGGGCACGACGCTTTCCTGATGGACCCGCAGGGCCTGCCGCAGTGGGTGGCGTCGTTCCTGAACAGTGCTGAAGCCTGA
- a CDS encoding glycosyltransferase family 2 protein, whose amino-acid sequence MSTCFEIVEGIGSVLLTLYLTYSLCALLARPPGSTPPERPLHFTFLIPALNEAAVIGATLQNLLAAAPGARVVVIDDASDDATAEQVTARAEQDARVKLLRRHFPEARQGKGEALNWGVAQLLRRGLLPPVPLEEQVLVVFDADGRLDSTLLGEARRAFADPDVMAAQARIRVRQGGPRQAGWRGLFGQLMLLQQDLEFYVVRHIQLLRQRVQTVGLGGNGQFMRLSYLAAQLAVGRSPWPAVLLEDFASGLEVRLASPRYRLVFLESGVTQQGLTDLGRFLRQRARWTHGNLQCFPRLGRVWCTPMHLGARLDLTYFLAQPWLNLVTLFLLVYYPARAVQRFLSGEVNWPLTCSLLALNLSIPLAWVLLYSRENRLTPRRAAFAALGMPLYMLIMMLSVPLAFRNFFRGQHGWVKTARHAEV is encoded by the coding sequence ATGTCCACCTGTTTCGAGATCGTGGAGGGGATCGGGTCCGTCCTGCTGACCCTCTATCTGACCTACTCGCTGTGCGCCCTGCTGGCCCGTCCCCCGGGTTCTACTCCACCGGAGAGGCCGCTGCACTTTACCTTCCTGATCCCGGCGCTGAACGAGGCGGCGGTGATCGGCGCGACCCTCCAGAACCTGCTGGCCGCCGCTCCCGGCGCGCGGGTGGTGGTGATTGACGACGCCAGTGACGACGCCACCGCCGAGCAGGTGACGGCGCGGGCAGAACAGGACGCGCGGGTGAAGCTGCTGCGCCGCCACTTCCCGGAGGCCCGCCAGGGCAAGGGGGAGGCGCTGAACTGGGGCGTGGCGCAACTGCTGCGGCGCGGCCTGCTGCCCCCCGTCCCCCTGGAAGAGCAGGTCCTGGTGGTGTTCGACGCCGATGGACGGCTGGACAGCACGCTCCTGGGCGAAGCGCGGCGGGCCTTTGCCGACCCGGACGTGATGGCCGCGCAGGCCCGTATCCGGGTCCGGCAGGGCGGGCCGCGCCAGGCGGGGTGGCGCGGGCTGTTCGGGCAGTTGATGCTGCTGCAACAGGACCTGGAGTTCTATGTGGTGCGTCATATCCAGCTCCTGCGCCAGCGGGTACAGACCGTGGGGCTGGGGGGCAACGGGCAGTTCATGCGCCTGTCCTACCTGGCGGCGCAACTCGCGGTGGGGCGCTCTCCCTGGCCCGCGGTCCTGCTGGAAGATTTCGCCAGCGGCCTGGAAGTGCGGCTCGCCAGCCCCCGTTACCGGCTGGTCTTTCTGGAATCCGGCGTCACACAGCAGGGCCTGACGGATCTCGGGCGGTTCTTGCGGCAACGCGCCCGCTGGACCCACGGCAACCTCCAGTGCTTCCCCAGGCTGGGCCGGGTCTGGTGTACCCCGATGCACCTGGGCGCGCGGCTGGACCTCACCTACTTTCTGGCGCAGCCCTGGCTGAATCTGGTCACCCTGTTCCTGCTGGTCTACTACCCGGCGCGCGCCGTCCAGCGCTTCCTCTCCGGCGAGGTGAACTGGCCGCTCACCTGCTCGCTGCTGGCCCTGAACCTGAGCATTCCCCTCGCCTGGGTGCTGCTGTACAGCCGCGAAAACCGCCTGACGCCCCGGCGGGCCGCCTTCGCCGCACTGGGGATGCCCCTCTACATGCTGATCATGATGCTCAGTGTGCCGCTGGCCTTTCGCAATTTCTTCCGGGGCCAGCACGGCTGGGTCAAGACGGCCCGGCATGCCGAAGTCTGA
- a CDS encoding glycosyltransferase has product MTNFFTALDLIGLILLCFYSFQMLLAALLPKPRRSAPADPGLRFTFLIPALNEAQVIEATVRNLRLVSPGDRVAVIDDGSDDATAVLVSALAASDPGVLLLRRVAPEARQGKGKALNWAVTELLAGLRAEGADLSREVFAVIDADGRIGPELLAEARRALGDRQVMGAQARVRIRQSAQRLQPANLIGRMLEQQQDVEFFITRHLQVLRSHWHTAALCGNGQFMRASYVAEQFARGVDPWPDVLLEDFASGLEVRLAQPAHRLAFLEHPVTQQGLPDLRRFTRQRARWTQGTLQCLPYLGRLWRTGVPLLARLDFTYFILGPWFNVVIVLTLLTQPLRWATGAHGLILSPEVGLTVSLLNLGLQLNWLVRYQLENRMPAGRVLFTAASFPVYGFALFLSLPLAFKNHFTGRRTWDKSARHAEPEGGRAARA; this is encoded by the coding sequence TTGACGAACTTCTTTACTGCACTGGACCTGATCGGGCTGATCCTGCTGTGTTTTTACAGTTTCCAGATGCTGCTCGCGGCGCTGCTGCCCAAACCGAGACGTTCTGCTCCGGCCGATCCCGGTCTGCGCTTTACCTTTCTGATTCCGGCACTCAACGAGGCGCAGGTGATCGAGGCGACCGTGCGGAACCTGCGCCTCGTCTCGCCGGGCGACCGGGTGGCCGTGATCGACGACGGCAGCGACGACGCGACGGCGGTGCTCGTTTCGGCGCTCGCGGCCTCGGACCCCGGTGTGCTGCTGCTGCGGCGCGTCGCCCCGGAGGCCCGCCAGGGCAAGGGCAAGGCGCTGAACTGGGCGGTCACGGAGCTGCTGGCGGGCCTGCGCGCCGAGGGCGCCGACCTGTCGCGCGAGGTCTTCGCGGTGATCGACGCCGACGGCCGCATCGGGCCGGAACTGCTGGCGGAGGCGCGGCGGGCACTGGGGGACCGGCAGGTGATGGGCGCGCAGGCCCGCGTGCGGATTCGCCAGTCGGCACAGCGCCTCCAGCCCGCCAACCTGATTGGCCGCATGCTGGAGCAGCAGCAGGACGTGGAATTCTTCATCACCCGGCACCTCCAGGTGCTGCGGTCGCACTGGCACACGGCCGCGCTGTGCGGCAACGGGCAGTTCATGCGCGCGAGCTACGTGGCGGAGCAGTTCGCGCGGGGCGTGGACCCCTGGCCGGACGTGCTGCTGGAGGACTTCGCCAGCGGGCTGGAGGTCCGCCTCGCGCAGCCCGCGCACCGCCTCGCCTTTCTGGAACACCCGGTCACCCAGCAGGGCCTGCCCGACCTGCGGCGCTTTACCCGGCAGCGGGCACGCTGGACCCAGGGCACCTTGCAGTGCCTGCCCTACCTGGGACGGCTGTGGCGGACGGGGGTCCCCCTGCTGGCGCGGCTGGACTTCACGTACTTCATCCTCGGCCCCTGGTTCAACGTGGTGATCGTGCTGACGCTCCTGACACAGCCGCTGCGCTGGGCGACCGGCGCGCACGGCCTGATCCTGTCGCCCGAGGTGGGCCTGACCGTCAGCCTGCTGAACCTGGGCCTGCAACTGAACTGGCTGGTCCGCTACCAGTTGGAAAACCGGATGCCCGCCGGGCGGGTGCTGTTCACGGCGGCCAGCTTCCCGGTCTACGGGTTCGCGCTGTTCCTGAGCCTCCCGCTGGCCTTCAAGAACCACTTCACGGGCCGCCGCACCTGGGACAAGAGCGCCCGCCACGCCGAACCGGAAGGGGGACGCGCGGCCCGGGCGTGA
- a CDS encoding bifunctional 5,10-methylenetetrahydrofolate dehydrogenase/5,10-methenyltetrahydrofolate cyclohydrolase, translated as MAEPQPQTLPGKPLADAVTRGVRAALAAWAEAEPGFRPHLVSVLASDDEASRVYVHSKARQAGRLGVRFTVRDLGADATQDELHAALQTLSADADVHGIVLELPLAAGLDADAALLHIAPRKDVEGLTPANLALIAAGREAEALLPPTPRSVRFLLREALGDDLRGRRVAVIGPGRTVGRPLTFMLNNRGVTVTLCNEYTRALADVLAPQDAVVVAVGHAGLLRPEHVQPQHIVIDAGISVTPEGVVGDALPDLPVRAQTPVPGGVGPLTSALMYQNLVRAVKLQRGESVE; from the coding sequence ATGGCAGAACCCCAACCCCAGACCCTTCCCGGCAAGCCCCTGGCCGACGCCGTGACGCGCGGTGTCCGGGCCGCCCTGGCGGCCTGGGCCGAGGCGGAACCCGGCTTCCGGCCCCACCTGGTCAGTGTGCTGGCCTCCGACGACGAGGCGTCGCGCGTGTACGTCCACAGCAAGGCGCGGCAGGCCGGGCGCCTGGGCGTGCGCTTCACGGTGCGTGATCTGGGCGCGGACGCCACGCAGGACGAGCTGCACGCGGCCTTGCAGACGCTTTCGGCAGATGCTGATGTCCACGGCATCGTGCTGGAATTGCCGCTGGCGGCGGGGCTGGACGCCGACGCCGCGCTGCTGCACATCGCCCCCCGCAAGGACGTGGAGGGCCTGACGCCCGCCAACCTCGCCCTGATCGCCGCCGGACGCGAGGCCGAGGCGCTGCTGCCGCCCACGCCCCGCAGCGTGCGCTTCCTGCTGCGGGAGGCGCTGGGCGATGACCTGCGGGGACGGCGAGTGGCGGTGATCGGCCCCGGGCGCACGGTGGGCCGCCCCCTCACCTTCATGCTGAACAACCGCGGCGTGACGGTCACGCTCTGCAACGAATACACCCGTGCTCTGGCGGACGTGCTGGCCCCCCAGGACGCGGTGGTGGTGGCGGTCGGTCACGCGGGCCTGCTGCGCCCCGAACACGTCCAGCCCCAGCACATCGTGATCGACGCGGGCATCAGCGTCACGCCGGAGGGGGTGGTGGGCGATGCCCTGCCCGATCTGCCCGTCCGCGCCCAGACACCCGTGCCGGGAGGCGTCGGTCCCCTCACCAGCGCGCTGATGTACCAGAACCTGGTGCGCGCGGTGAAGTTGCAGCGGGGGGAGTCGGTGGAATAG
- the purH gene encoding bifunctional phosphoribosylaminoimidazolecarboxamide formyltransferase/IMP cyclohydrolase produces the protein MTRRALISVSDKTGIEDFARALAERGWELLSTGGTLAALRSAGIPATAVSDVTGFPEILDGRVKTLHPAIHGGILARREEGHLAQLAEHGLGPIDLVCVNLYPFRETVARGAGFEEAIENIDIGGPAMIRAAAKNHAGVLVLVDPADYGLALADEVSQADRRRLAAKAFRHTSDYDAAISAYLEGTAGAGADGAGTDGAEETLPEHLTLNLSRVAEVRYGENPHQPGAIYRLGAERGPVLDARVVAGKPMSFNNYADADAAWALAQELAAQEDQPAGTRAVCVAVKHANPCGVAVADTVQAAWEQARDADTLSVFGGVVAVSRPVDLAAAQSMRGTFLEVLITPEVTPEAVEWFAAKKPDLRVLVADTAAYPGTLDVRPLAGGFAVQRRDARPWDDLCPEVVTTRPPTEQEWLDLRFAWAVVKHARSNAVVLAKDGVTVGLGAGAVSRIWAAERAVQNAGERARGAVLASEAFFPFDDVVHLAAGAGVTAVLQPGGAKRDPEVIAAANDLGLSMVFTGSRHFRH, from the coding sequence ATGACGAGACGGGCACTGATTTCGGTCAGCGACAAGACGGGCATCGAGGACTTCGCGCGGGCTCTGGCAGAGCGCGGCTGGGAACTGCTCAGCACGGGCGGGACGTTGGCGGCGCTGCGGTCTGCGGGCATCCCGGCGACGGCGGTCAGCGACGTGACCGGCTTCCCCGAGATTCTGGACGGGCGCGTGAAGACCCTGCACCCCGCCATTCACGGCGGCATCCTGGCCCGGCGCGAGGAGGGGCATCTGGCCCAGCTCGCGGAACATGGCCTCGGCCCCATCGACCTGGTGTGCGTGAACCTCTACCCCTTCCGCGAGACGGTGGCGCGTGGAGCCGGGTTTGAGGAGGCCATCGAGAACATCGACATCGGCGGCCCCGCGATGATCCGCGCCGCCGCGAAGAACCACGCCGGTGTGCTGGTGCTGGTGGACCCCGCCGACTACGGGCTGGCGTTGGCGGACGAGGTTTCCCAGGCCGACCGCCGCCGCCTCGCCGCCAAGGCGTTTCGCCACACCAGCGACTACGACGCCGCCATCAGCGCCTATCTGGAAGGCACAGCCGGGGCAGGCGCAGACGGGGCAGGCACAGACGGGGCGGAGGAGACGCTCCCCGAGCACCTCACCCTGAACCTCTCCCGGGTGGCTGAGGTGCGTTACGGCGAGAATCCTCACCAGCCGGGCGCGATCTACCGCCTCGGGGCGGAGCGCGGCCCGGTGCTCGACGCCCGCGTGGTCGCCGGGAAGCCGATGAGCTTCAACAACTACGCCGATGCCGACGCCGCCTGGGCACTCGCGCAGGAACTCGCGGCGCAGGAGGACCAACCGGCCGGAACCCGCGCCGTGTGCGTCGCGGTGAAACACGCCAACCCCTGCGGTGTTGCGGTGGCGGACACCGTCCAGGCCGCCTGGGAACAGGCCCGCGATGCCGATACCCTCAGCGTGTTCGGCGGCGTGGTCGCGGTGAGCCGCCCGGTGGACCTCGCGGCGGCGCAGAGCATGCGCGGCACCTTTCTGGAAGTGCTGATCACGCCGGAGGTGACGCCGGAGGCGGTGGAGTGGTTCGCCGCGAAAAAACCGGACCTGCGTGTGCTGGTGGCCGACACCGCCGCCTACCCCGGCACCCTGGACGTGCGGCCCCTCGCCGGGGGCTTCGCGGTGCAGCGCCGCGACGCCCGCCCCTGGGACGACCTCTGCCCCGAGGTGGTGACTACCCGTCCGCCGACAGAGCAGGAATGGCTGGACCTGCGCTTCGCCTGGGCAGTCGTGAAGCACGCGCGCAGCAACGCCGTGGTGCTGGCGAAGGATGGCGTGACGGTCGGCCTGGGCGCCGGGGCCGTCAGCCGCATCTGGGCCGCCGAGCGGGCGGTGCAGAACGCCGGGGAGCGGGCACGCGGCGCGGTCCTCGCCTCCGAGGCGTTCTTTCCCTTCGACGACGTGGTGCACCTTGCGGCGGGAGCGGGCGTAACGGCCGTCCTCCAGCCCGGCGGCGCGAAACGCGACCCGGAAGTGATCGCGGCGGCGAACGACCTCGGCCTCAGCATGGTGTTCACGGGGTCGCGGCACTTCCGGCATTGA
- a CDS encoding RidA family protein, giving the protein MSDMPPNVRFVNVPTLGRAPGYSHLAEVRGGRTVYLSGQIAVDESGATVGAGDFTAQARKVFGNIALALAEVGLTFDSVVKLTFFLTDFAHLPQMRAVRDEFVNVQTPPTSSAVQVAALVRPELLIEVEAIAVAP; this is encoded by the coding sequence ATGAGCGACATGCCACCCAACGTCCGGTTCGTCAACGTTCCCACCCTGGGCCGCGCACCCGGCTATTCCCATCTGGCCGAGGTACGGGGCGGGCGCACCGTCTACCTCTCCGGGCAGATCGCCGTGGACGAGTCCGGCGCGACGGTCGGCGCAGGGGACTTCACGGCCCAGGCCCGGAAGGTGTTCGGGAACATCGCCCTGGCGCTGGCCGAGGTCGGATTGACCTTCGACTCGGTTGTGAAACTGACCTTCTTCCTGACGGACTTTGCCCACCTGCCCCAGATGCGGGCCGTGCGGGATGAGTTCGTGAACGTGCAAACCCCACCGACGAGCAGCGCGGTCCAGGTGGCGGCGCTGGTGCGCCCTGAACTGCTGATCGAGGTCGAGGCGATTGCCGTAGCCCCCTGA